Within the Erpetoichthys calabaricus chromosome 1, fErpCal1.3, whole genome shotgun sequence genome, the region cttttacagcgctctggaggaattttggcccactcatctttgcaaaattgttgtaattcagctttatttgagggttttctagcatgaaccgccttcttaaggtcatgccatagcatctcaattggattcaggtcaggactttgactaggccactccaaagtcttcattttgtttttcttcagccattcagaggtggatttgctggtgtgttttgggtcattgtcctgttgcagcacccaagatcgcttcagcttgagttgacgaacagatggccggacattctccttcaggattttttggtagacagtagaattcatggttccatctatcacagcaagccttccaggtcctgaagcagcaaaacaaccccagaccatcacattaccaccaccatattttactgttggtatgatgttctttttctgaaatgctgtgttccttttacgccagatgtaacgggacatttgccttgcaaaaagttcaacttttgactcatcagtccacaaggtattttcccaaaagtcttggcaatcattgagatgtttcttagcaaaattgagacgagccctaatgttctttttgcttaacagtggtttgcgtcttggaaatctgccatgcaggccgtttttgcccagtctctttcttatggtggagtcgtgaacactgaccttaattgaggcaagtgaggcctgcagttctttagacgttgtcctgggatCTTTTGTGACctttcggatgagtcgtctctgcgctcttggggtaattttggtcggccggccactcctgggaaggttcaccactgttccatgtttttgccatttgtggataatggctttcactgtggttcgctggagtcccaaagctttagaaatggctttataacctttaccagactgatagatctcaattacttctgttctcatttgttcctgaatttctttggatcttggcatgatgtctagcttttgaggtgcttttggtctacttctctgtgtcaggtagctcctatttaagtgatttcttgattgaaacaggtgtggcagtaatcaggcctgggggtggctacggaaattgaactcaggtgtgatacaccacagttaggttattttttaacaaggggcaattagtttttcacacagggccatgtaggtttggattttttttctccctaaataataaacaccatcatttaaaaactgcattttgtgtttacttgtgttatatttgactaatggttaaatgtgtttgatgatcagaaacattttgtgtgacaaacatgcaaaagaataagaaatcaggaagggggcaaatagtttttcacaccactgtacattatTAATTTGACCGTTTACATTTCTCGGAAGACAGATATTCGGTCCCCTAGAGCGGCTTGTCACTCCTCCAATTCCTGATTCATCCCGACATCTTAAGGTCTTGCAGTAAGAAAACTTAAAGGATCTCATTAGAGAGAGATTACTGTGTGCCAAGGCCCAACAAGCCCAGTGTTACGATAAGTGCCGACAGACTGTTAGATTTTCTGAAGGGGACCAGGTTTGGCTGAGGACACACTACCTCTCAAAAGCATCATCCAGATTTACATCCAAGCTTGTGCCAAAATGGTTTGTTCCAGCAACAGTAATAAAACAATGAGGGACCATTAATTACCAAGTCCAATGGCAAACTAACAGTAACATGAAAACAGATACATACCACGTGACCAACATGGAACCCTACTGTGCCCCGAAGGAGGGTTTGGGGATGGGGATGGGGCCTCTGTATTGGTTGTCTTGAACATGTGTGTGTCACGGTTAGTTTGTACTTTTCCCCATTCCTGATAATTTGTAGAATGGAAGAATTTGTAAGGCCGGCCAATGGTACATGGGGAGGGAAGCACATGGCTTGGAGAGCCCAATAGGCTGTATGAGGAGGAAAAAGGTGAGAAGAGAGTGCAGAGCCAAAAGAGAAGCAGACCCCATAAAAGGAAAAGTCGAGAGGAAAAGCTATTCACCCCTCATGGAAACGTCAGAGGAACACAGGTTCATTTCCGGACAAATAATTTTTCTTCTCTGCTGAATGAGGTGAAGGCATTCAGGAGAGGACCTGACGGGCCAGCAATAGGGACTGTTAAGCTGTGCATTTCCTGGAACAGGAGGTATAGTTCGCCGCATCATTCCCCACCACAGACTGTAGATGGTCATCCCTAACAATGAATACgcattaaatttttctttttctctttctcatattTATGTATTAGTGGCGTATGCAGTTGAGTGTTTTGTGCCGTGATTTGTGTGGGATGGGAAGTGCTGCAGTGCAATAATACGTATAtgagtgttttaactctgccttTGCTGGCATGTTTCTGTACTTGTGGTGGTGGTGTAGTGGGGAGTAGTGTCGATCGCTCGCCCCCCGGATCATTTCttcacttcttttctttctctttgctgccactCTAGGACGGCAGCACACATTATAATCATGTAATCAGAGGGCGGTACAGAGTGCAgttcatacagagaattaggtcAACCATATTAGGTGATCTGCACttaaatgatccctttatgtgatgttctagtcggtagtgtggtataactacacaatctgtatcataaatgtaagaacacgttttacatcttttctgtaggcagggagttgtgccattttctgtCGGTTCACTTAGAGAGCTTCGGagaattagttgctgcaggtttgccAGGAGGGGAGATTCTGGAAATACATCTTTCAGCATTtcgtcattgtttagcattggctgaagtgtgtttgtaatttttcgaagtgcttcaagatgtgggttgtaggtgacaacgaGGGGAAtgcagttcttgttgtctttgcttttatattccagaaggttgtctctgggtacgGCAGTAGCTCTTcatatttgagtgtctgttgtttgtgGAGTATACCTTTgtctgtctgatgaaatcttgtctgagctcctgcagttgttaatcccggtctgtcgggtctgagcaaataggGTTGtaacgtattgcttggctgaaaataatggagcgccttatatgttTGGTCCAAAGTCTTATAAATGAGTCTCCCAGTCTATTAAAGGTTTTTTTCATCGTGGCTAAGAGTTGCCAAATTGAGAGAAGCTCTTCTACCCGAGAGATGGCATCATTATGAGCAGGcatgaaaataaattctttagtTAGTTAGTAGCGGTACAGGGACgagggaaaaacaaaatggtcgAGACTGAAGGGAAAGGGGAGAAAGCAACAAAGACAATCTAGTGTGCAGCTATACCCGAGCGTGTGTCACAAAGGTAACCAGTACTGGTGTCCCCCGCCACTCCCAGAGCTCCAGAGCAGACATAAGTAACTGCTGATAATCCTGTGTTTTCTCGTCTAATTTTCTTCCAGACCACTGCAGCTCCTGTAGACCCGTGTATGAATACATCGTTTTGTTCATTCCTCTGCTTTTCTTTCTTGATTTAAATAAGCCATTTATACATTCATTATGGAGTCAAGTGCCTTTGGTCTGCTCTGGTGATTAAAGGTACATCTCACACAGCTTGGCATAGCACTGTTTTGCAAATGAAACTCCTCAATATCTTGATAACCAAACAGTATAATTTTTGATTTCCATTTGTCGAATAAAACAAGaacatcatatactgtaatttGTAATGATATTTTAAGAGCATGATGACAAAATGACGATACAGTCCTGTAATACAGAAAACAATATGCAACCAATGATCTTGTCATTTGGGTCTCTCACACCCGATCTGTTTAGTTTGCTATTTTAACTTCTTGGATCCGGAGAGTGCGCTCAAGTGATGTGTAGTTGTAACATAGAAGAAGAAATTAACAAGTGGAGCGACATTTCCATGTGAAATCTTATTGTCTATGCTTATAAAAGGTTGCCCATGATTTTAACCAccatttatttaatgttgtgATATAATGCCAGTAATGGAGCAgtgggttgatttttttttttttttttccttttaaatttaatacaggaaacaaacctcactgctgttctgaatgtggcaagcaatttTGTCAAAGGAGCTCCTTTCAGCGCcatcaaagaattcacacaggggagaagccgtactgctgtttggaatgtggcaaacaattctgtcAGAGGGGTGGCCTTTGCACCCACAagcgaattcacactggagagaagccattttgctgttctgaatgtggcaaacaattcagtGACAGGAGTGCGTTGCATAGGCACAAAATcactcacactggagagaagccatttcactgtttggaatgtggcaaacaatttggTCGCAGGAGTGGCCTTTGGagccacacaagaattcacacaggtGAGAAGAAACCGTATTGCTGTtccgaatgtggcaaacaattccgtCAAAGGAGCGATCTTCGGAACCAcagtagaattcacactggagagaatctgtattgctgtttggaatgtggcaaacaattctgtgACAGGAAGGACCTTCAGAGCCATACTTTGATTCACACAGGTGAGAAGCCATATtcctgtttggaatgtggcaaaaaaTTCAGTCACAAGGCTAGTCTTTggagccacaaaagaattcacactgaagagaagccatattgctgtttagaatgtggtaaacaattctgtTATAGGAGTGGTCTTTGGAgacacacaagaattcataccggagagaagccgtattgctgtgtGGAATGTGGCAAAAAGTTCCTTGACAGGTGTGGACTACAGagccacacaagaattcacacaggagagaagccgtttTTCTGcatggaatgtggcaaacaattccgtTATATGAACGTTCTTCAGAGACACGCTAGACTTCACACTAGAAagaagccgcaagtagtaagtaaGATGGGCAAGAAGGAGGAAGGAGTCACCCACCTATCTACTTAAGTCTTTATGACTACCTTCATGCCTTCGGCTCTGTTGTACAAGAACCATACTAAATCTCATCAAGGCAAAAACTATGTTCTTAGTATAAAATGATACTAATAATAACAACTCAAAATGGCCACATATGTCCCTAAAGAAAAAGGTGCACATTCCCTGCTTCAGTATCTGGGTAGGTGAATGGTGGTAGCAATTGTGCATCATCTTCAGACGTCCATTAGAGTGACAGCCCAGATTGGTGGTAGTGGTGCTGGTCCCATCATAATAGTACAGACTTATTTAAGTCTAAGTAGAAGGAGTGAGATCACGTAAAGAAAATTGCAGTAATATATATTAACATATGAAGACCTGAACGTAAACACAAACTCTAAGATGGGATACAGAGCAGACCATTCAAGGAATAATCCAAGAAAGTTCTAGAGTGAACCTGAACATAACTATACCAcctaacaaaaaagaaagactATCGGAGAAACATTTATGAATATTCT harbors:
- the LOC114668915 gene encoding gastrula zinc finger protein XlCGF52.1-like isoform X2 is translated as MCEADTNIMEKQTANVKEEDCKWEFDHPKQESLDIKGEESELGSVNIKDEAEEKSVSIEIHTNESVQRVKEDDFQDGVKAEFISSQSRQCSSSNVKSESLQSVTNGTEENSSVRTEEDQQPTTNQSDKRNKPHCCSECGKQFCQRSSFQRHQRIHTGEKPYCCLECGKQFCQRGGLCTHKRIHTGEKPFCCSECGKQFSDRSALHRHKITHTGEKPFHCLECGKQFGRRSGLWSHTRIHTGEKKPYCCSECGKQFRQRSDLRNHSRIHTGENLYCCLECGKQFCDRKDLQSHTLIHTGEKPYSCLECGKKFSHKASLWSHKRIHTEEKPYCCLECGKQFCYRSGLWRHTRIHTGEKPYCCVECGKKFLDRCGLQSHTRIHTGEKPFFCMECGKQFRYMNVLQRHARLHTRKKPQVVSKMGKKEEGVTHLST
- the LOC114668915 gene encoding gastrula zinc finger protein XlCGF57.1-like isoform X1, with product MCTLEKQKVKGVIYCEVWTSVKEEMCEADTNIMEKQTANVKEEDCKWEFDHPKQESLDIKGEESELGSVNIKDEAEEKSVSIEIHTNESVQRVKEDDFQDGVKAEFISSQSRQCSSSNVKSESLQSVTNGTEENSSVRTEEDQQPTTNQSDKRNKPHCCSECGKQFCQRSSFQRHQRIHTGEKPYCCLECGKQFCQRGGLCTHKRIHTGEKPFCCSECGKQFSDRSALHRHKITHTGEKPFHCLECGKQFGRRSGLWSHTRIHTGEKKPYCCSECGKQFRQRSDLRNHSRIHTGENLYCCLECGKQFCDRKDLQSHTLIHTGEKPYSCLECGKKFSHKASLWSHKRIHTEEKPYCCLECGKQFCYRSGLWRHTRIHTGEKPYCCVECGKKFLDRCGLQSHTRIHTGEKPFFCMECGKQFRYMNVLQRHARLHTRKKPQVVSKMGKKEEGVTHLST